The stretch of DNA tattctttttatttttttattacgtaaacTTATCTCATATTATATGAAACACGCATCTATTtcaaggtatatatatatatatataatattaaaaactatactttttcaaagaattttatgaGAGTTTTTCGTCTTTTTAGATGAAAAAGTTAAcgttgtattttcttttcaagataTTTCCTTCTCCCACGAGGAGATAAAATGATCGTGAGAAGTTTGAGAACATCCCACagataattttcaatgattctAGCACGTGTAAAATTccgaaagataaaagaggatGACTAAGCGTcgtcatatattttttgtgtttctaagtgtgtgtgtgtgtgtgtgtgtgtgtgtgtgtgtgtgtgtgtagacatacacataaaacaatacatttgtttttaaagaataaatatcaaagtcGTGTATTTTACAAGTCGttcttgtaataataattcttataaatcaTTTGATCACGTTTATGTGATAATTATATgtcattttaatgataatcatcgttattattattgttgttgttgttattattattataataataataattattattattataatcttttatttttcacttcttgttttcttatattttataatatcttgattaaatttttttagtaTTTGTCATAGATTATTTTACTGCGTATGGATCCTCCACTTCATAGCCATCTGGAGGAATAGGATTTCGTACGGGATTGTGTAATAGTGAGTGGTTACCATCACCCCAAGGGAAGCGCTGTTAAAATGGAGCGTGTTAATTGATATCGacgatgatataattataggGACGCTTTAACTTGTCCTTGGCTATTCAAACGAGatatagtaaagaaaaagcagaagaaaaaaatgtatcgaaaagacgaaaaagaaaagggaaatttcagagtaaaaataaatgttaattgttGATCGATGAATAACATAATTTTGAATGTTATATTGGATTAAaagaatgtattaaaaaataaaagaatattgaaacaaaaactttgtttatcattaaatttctCATCTCATTTATTCACGTTTATAGCGcgattatgttattatttaatatgacCAGTTAAATACGTACCGCGGAAGTTAAAAAGAGATTCGAATAAaacaaggataaaaaaaatattgttttttaaataaatatcttcctTATTccttatattattcttaaaacgaatgggattaattaattatcgatcaaatgttgttatataatttatacaatgcaatataatttataattattaacaatacctCTGTaggtattaatattaacgttTTCGTATTGTCATTATTAGTTATGATtagttaattattttgaaaattgttatgTTTGGTAGATAGATCGAGGtcaaaataaaagagggaataaattgaaaatgtataaTCAGCGCGCGGTCGACCGAAGTGTTTCTCACGTAGGGCTTcattaatcgattatcgagAATGCCGAGGGTGTGCAAGGGATTACTGCTTCGAAATGCGTTGAACGCAATAACTTGGCCATGGAAATATAAACAACAACGTTCGTagactatatatacatatacacacacatgcataagatcattacaaatgaaatatcCAATTTTATAACatcaatataatatgaaaaatcgaaCATTTCATATGTTACAGcctaatatatatgtttatgttcataaatatgatatatacctacatatatataacgaaaaaaattaccTTGGTTCGTCGATACATATATGGGACGTCCTCAAATTCTGGCCTTggtttttttatctcttcttttactctcGGTATAATGATTATTGATGCGATCAGAAGTATAATGgaagaaattattgatataatccgatacaattttacttttttggaGTCtgcataaaagaaatattgcaatattgtaagattgtataaaaaattaatttttggtTTTAGCATTTTAGcattcgttaattattatgattttcgatattatatgcGTTGAATTGATCTATGAATAATGTTTAATACAAAATGTTTTGtttagtataaaaaagaaaaaattagctAACAGATGTATTACCTTTTTTCGGTGGACAAGgtggaataattttttgagATGGACAAGGAGAATATTCCTGTTTGGAACAACAAGGATCGACAGGACACTCGGAACATACTTCCGGAGGACAATCCTCTTTAGCACACAACTTGGACTCCGATTGTAAAGACGTTTCCTCGCaactttcttttgtaattcttGATTTACTAGTGATGCTTTCGTTTGGATTGCTTTTCATCGAAGCATTCTCGTAATCTTTATTTTCCAATGATCTCCAATCTATTTTTGATCTACACGATCCATCAAACGAATCCGTATTCATGTCTTTTATTGAAGTTTGTTTTATTGAACTCGTTTTAGATTCAGTTTCGGTATTGGTAGGTTTATTGGAACTATTGTCACGTGTAGAATAAAATCTTATCGTAGAAAAAACGAGCCTTTTTTTCCAAGGATAATGTCCTATCATCAAGGTCGAAGAATATGACCGATTGGAAAACGTCCAAAGGAATAAAGATTTCTTGGTGAATTTTATACATTCTCGCCAACTTTCCCGTTCACTGTTCTTTTCACCCAAGATAcgtttttcttgaattttcgaTCTTAAAGAATTTTCAGGGACGAATGAACGAAATGTCTTGcaataaagaatatctttcTCGAAACTCAATTTTTCCACGATGTTatcgacgaattttttattaaatttcgaatTTGGTTTCCATCTTGAAAATATCCGCCATCTTGCCGTTTCGACTTGTTCTATTGGATTCCAGTTTATACAAATCGGATCGAGGTTAGAACTAGTTCTTTCCCAATCGAATAAATACGacgacgttttcttttctgctgGAACACTTTTACGAGATTCCTTTGTAAATATCCTCAAGTCACGTGGTACTAATgtcgatatatatttgtatctcttcgataaaatttccATGAATTGTAATTCGATTTtcaaagaggataaaaaatgTGAATTGATGTAAGTCTCTCGTAAGAGGGATAATAacgttatcatttttttttcgacatcGGTAAATTTACCAATgaacatacgtatgtaattgtttataaacaaaaaagtaaaataattaatcgtgtCGTAAAAAATTGAACGATATTTGTAAGTAAAAGGTTAGATGTCGAAATGACCTTTCAAAAGCAGATTTCGATAGTATCGAAAATGAACGATCGTTGTTCGAcctttgataaataattactcacgcatcaaatatttgttttttattagtttGTTAAAGgtctgatttttttcttagtagcttactttaaattattgattgattatagaatattaaattgaaaattaagtTTGAAATAAGATATAGAAAGACTGACGTAATGTTAGTAATGTTCTAAAATTTTGCATTTAATTGCAATTCGTCATTATTTGAAACACTCCAAAATTGTTTACTATAATTATTGAACGCTTCTCGTAAATATAATTGGTCGACtgttaaattttcaatcgaataatttatatatatatatatatatatatatatataaaactaatcTAATTAATacctttataatttattacaattgttgttgtaattttgaattaatttttccaatattactttaatatttttttcaaaatacttttgtaataattcttactaaattattcatcgattataaaacgttcgtacgaattgttattatacaaaaaataaaagaatctaATCTCAATAGTTCTATCTTATACCATACAATTTTTGTCTCTCATAACAATTCATCATAATTTAGAACTCAAGAGAAATCTCGTCTCTTCTCTAAATGATGAACGTCGGACTTACGTTAACCACGAACGTTCGTTTTCTAAATGTTTATGAATTGGCTTCCCTATTTATAGCGTTGCTTATTACGCGGTGTTACGTGCATTCCCTAACTAAAATGCTTTAAACGTTCTAAAATATAGTTATACATCGtatgaattaaattaagtGCTTTTGAAAAGCattgttttcatttaaaatatacttttttttatttaataagctATGTAACATCTAAATCATATgcttaatattgtattttgaACACCAAGTTCAATTCCGAtctaatattttgtttttttctctttctattaaaaagaaatatataaatatataagcatttatttttgtcaaaatattatcatttgttatacttttaaatattaattaagaccgatgtaatatatatatatatatatatatatatatattacatacatacattcatacatacatacacacagtatataatatataataataataatatgtatatataatataatgttcaatatataatcaatgaataatttaaaaagaaatatatatgtatataactcacattttttaatttaaaagccGTATTTACAAGGATCACTGTGCATCTTttaatatgtagatattaaaTCGTAGCGCCAGCTTGTCTGGGTCATGAAACGAGCTAAAGCGGACAGGACGATTGActatgatagagaaagagagccgtTTATTCCAATCTTCTTCCCACGTTCTTGTTTGTTTAGCACTTTTTAACGAAAACGCTGAAAATGAAAGCATGTAATTCTTACAAACCTATTTTGAAACtcaatcatttatatatcctatgtttattgaagataaaataatcaattactactattattcaATCGTTTGATAGGAttcaataaaaagtaataatgatttctgatttaaattaaagaacaataataattttatagaaaacgtttttaaattacatatacaattaatgttatttaaatttaacgtCGTCGCAATTATCATTGTAAATTTCGCATgattataaacgatataatatgaTCTATGATCTATcctattaacaaataatatcaaaaagtaattatactattatactaATAACGATCTTAGCAGGAGTAACTTTTTGAAGTATTGATTATTGCGTCGACttgatataaaacaaaaattacagtaacattaattgtataataatcgtacaataataacattattatcaaaagaagaatatagaaatatagaaataatattaattcgttcAAATTTTGGTGGGGAATAATATCGaatcaacaaaaaatatcaatcagattaatgaaagaaataacaagGAAATATTAtccaacgataataatgatgaattaaattcaatgagaataataatccaatgattattatcaaatattaatataaataattatgcgataataatgaatcaaaataataacgaaattaaGATTGGAGGAGTATAAACGTGTTAGTAGAAAAaacagtaaaaaagaaagaaagagaaaaagaagagagaaaaaagaaaaaaaaagaaagaaggaaaacagaagaagaaaaaaagacaagagaaaagaaaaagaagaaaaaataaggaatgCCATTGGCTTTGCTACTGGAGTAGGTTCATGGAAAACGAGGATACGTTTTATCCAGGCTGCGCGGCAACCTTTGACATTTGAAGAGGGGTGGTGGGTAGTTTTCATCCCCtatcctccccctcctcttcttcctccttctcctcatcATCATCCACCCTTTTAGAACGAAGTACGTAGATACTATATACTGTATTTCCCAGCGactcattcgttcgttcgtcgttccttctgaaaatatgtatacaacgtgagtagaagaaaatgaaCATTAGTGGGGATTAGGCAGTAGGTGCCCACTGGTGTTAGAAAGACTCGGGGTTAAAAGGCCACCTGAGAATGAATTGCTACAAGAAcgtagacagagagagaggggggggaggaagggagggaaggagggagggagagaggttCGTCTAGTTCTAAagatcgtttctcttcgatctGTTCGAATCAAATGTTACTTCTATACGTAACTGTATAagtaacttatatatatatatatatatatatatatatatatatatatatataactgtcTATGTATCTCTGTGcgcatctttcttttttataagtgagaagatatttataaatatggaTACACAGatatgtgcatacatataatCGATACTTTCTTGATCGGGagtataattatgattaatctgttatattatgtatacgcATACGTACCTATTTACATATTGATAATCcgataattattcgattattattcctATTGCTTCGTCATGttcataatcatatatattatcacgttgaaatatttgtttgaaacattaaaaatatttgtaataagtaagaattttatttttataaaatcgttcgaaatccTTAATACCAATTTAGGTTAGAATTAATGCTTTATAAGCTTTTTCTATGATTATGATGAATAAATTGTCAATGTCGAAAAAATCATGAATACAAATTTACTTAAATTAATGTAATCTTTTTAAGAACTTTTCGTCGTTCTAAATTCATtacaaaagattaatattgtataaatcgATTAGTTTTTTTCTGATATACAACactaaaaacatatttatttgttaaattgtaaaaatttttaagagagataaaataacctaaaaaagaaaagatagaaattttctacagagacaaaatataatatatacataaaatcatataaatcgaatttacgtgaattcgtatatatacttaaaaaaaataaaaaagagagaaagagaaaatgaaagctTTTAccatacattaattattatgttgCGTTGTCTCATTTCCATcgcatatattattaaataattgaataatctTCCACACAACATGTATTTACACGTATGCGTgcgcatctctctctctatatatatatatatatatatttcccgACTTGTTCCAGTAAAGCCGAATTTGAAAATGTCGCTCGCGGGTAGGACCTTTGCTCTTAAATGAACGAACAATTGAAAAGGAACTTTAAGCTTCGATATTTGTGAAGTATTTAATGGAACAAAAAATACTTTGACATTTGTACTTTTGCCAATGGATTTCGATTCGGAAAACATTCAAGCCAAAGGTCGAATCGTTTTTActaggagagaaagggagagagggggagagagagagagagagagatttgaatgaaataaacataatataaaacaaagaaatatacattaaatatatacatacttgcaTTAGTTTTACgttgaaattaattctaataataaaaagagaaaaactattTTGAGAAACAATTTGGTAGGCTCGGGAGAGTAGTATTAGCTTCTTCGTAAGGTTAGGCAAGGTTCGTCCGATTCGAATCGATTGTGTCGACAGTGACGTCAtttagagcgagagagaacaCAACcagaagtaagagagagaaagtgagagaaagagagagagagagattgatagagaaggaaggagggcaagacgaataaaatatctgtgtaagtgtgaaagagaaaaggtagaGGTTAGAGTTAGTAAAAAGAGGACGAGATCGGCAtataagagtgagagagataaagtatATGATGAAATGCTTTCAATGACGTCGAGGTTTCAAAAAgcctcactcactctctctctctctctctctctctctctctctctctctctctgtctgtttgtctccGTTACTCTTTTGTGGACCGATATCGGATCCTAGAACTCACTAAAAGTTTTAACAATGGGCACAGTGCACTAAAGAAAGTTTCTTATCGACGAATAATGAGTTCGGCTggaatcgaaagaagaaattttatagataGTATTTTATCGACCAATGACGATTGAGTAATATCCCTTGTATAGATTAATGTAGTTTCCAAAGTTAATTGAGATTGTCAATTGTTCTTCGAATTGGGGTGCTTCGTTTATCTCAAAATAacgttcgatattatatttcttgatttcgttcaatttattttataaattctttattatgtACTATGTTTCTTAACAAatgttacttttctttctataattatCGAATGGCTGTcgtaaatgttttaaaaaaagaaaagatttcgaaataaaaaatttgagcGGTACGATCGGTTAAATAGAAATCTGTAATTGTGATAATTCTTGTTTTATACGTGAAAATCAATTCAACGAACGAAATGATTGATATTTGTATCGCAGTATATAAGggtatttatagaaatttctcATCGAAATTATTCATAGTTTTCGTTGTTTCTTCTATAATGATTCAAGTTAGAAGCAAATGACATGGATACGATCTTGCAGAGACATCACATACGTATTTTTAGAATATTCTTCGAGCGTAAAGAGAATGTcgtgaattttcattttctctcgtttatattCGTCTTTATAACTGTTAAATTCGTCGTACGTATAACTGGTAAATAAATCTTTCACGCTTGTTTATTGCAAGACGAATGATCTTTCCTTTGAAATTTATACTCGTCACGTTCAAATTGCGTATTGTGAAATGCGCGCGAAAATCAAATCAGATTATCAATGTTACTACTATgaatttaaatacattaataatagaaaatgtttataatagaaattcgtgtaatatataaatgaaacgaagtatataagtatatatgtgtatgtgtgtgtgtgtgtgtatatatatatatatatgtatgtatatactttgaaCGATTATCATTTTGTTTGACAAAGGAAGTATATATTAGGTTATCGAttcatcgattaaaattattttagttaTTCGATCATTGACGTACATACCTCTTGTTGCATATTTATAGAATAGAtatattcaatgatttatgtttgtctgtatttatatacgtatgtatgcacgtgtATTTATCCatattccttttattcctCGTTAACCGTTTTGTCAGTGAACTCCAACATTCTaaccatctttttttct from Vespula pensylvanica isolate Volc-1 chromosome 11, ASM1446617v1, whole genome shotgun sequence encodes:
- the LOC122633036 gene encoding uncharacterized protein LOC122633036 isoform X2, yielding MIGHYPWKKRLVFSTIRFYSTRDNSSNKPTNTETESKTSSIKQTSIKDMNTDSFDGSCRSKIDWRSLENKDYENASMKSNPNESITSKSRITKESCEETSLQSESKLCAKEDCPPEVCSECPVDPCCSKQEYSPCPSQKIIPPCPPKKDSKKVKLYRIISIISSIILLIASIIIIPRVKEEIKKPRPEFEDVPYMYRRTKRFPWGDGNHSLLHNPVRNPIPPDGYEVEDPYAVK
- the LOC122633036 gene encoding uncharacterized protein LOC122633036 isoform X1; translated protein: MFIGKFTDVEKKMITLLSLLRETYINSHFLSSLKIELQFMEILSKRYKYISTLVPRDLRIFTKESRKSVPAEKKTSSYLFDWERTSSNLDPICINWNPIEQVETARWRIFSRWKPNSKFNKKFVDNIVEKLSFEKDILYCKTFRSFVPENSLRSKIQEKRILGEKNSERESWRECIKFTKKSLFLWTFSNRSYSSTLMIGHYPWKKRLVFSTIRFYSTRDNSSNKPTNTETESKTSSIKQTSIKDMNTDSFDGSCRSKIDWRSLENKDYENASMKSNPNESITSKSRITKESCEETSLQSESKLCAKEDCPPEVCSECPVDPCCSKQEYSPCPSQKIIPPCPPKKDSKKVKLYRIISIISSIILLIASIIIIPRVKEEIKKPRPEFEDVPYMYRRTKRFPWGDGNHSLLHNPVRNPIPPDGYEVEDPYAVK